In a single window of the Pyrococcus sp. NA2 genome:
- a CDS encoding 3-methyl-2-oxobutanoate dehydrogenase subunit beta → MEVPENIKRKLTIPFEENFFAGHTACQGCGASLGLRYVLKAYGKKTIIAIPACCSTIIAGPWPYSALNANLFHTAFETTGAVISGIEAALKALGYKVKGEDGIMVVGWAGDGGTADIGLQALSGFIERGHDAVYIMYDNEAYMNTGIQRSSSTPYGAWTTNTPGGKRHFLEKRHKKKVIDIVIAHRIPYAATASVAYPEDFMRKLKKAQKIPGPSFIQLFAPCPTGWRAPTDKTIEIARLAVQTAYFPLFEYENGKYKINMPNPKKEPKPIEEFLKLQGRFKYMTKEDIDALQKWVLEEWERLKKLAEIFG, encoded by the coding sequence ATGGAAGTTCCTGAAAACATTAAAAGGAAGCTCACAATTCCTTTTGAAGAAAATTTCTTTGCAGGCCATACTGCATGTCAGGGTTGTGGGGCCTCTCTTGGTTTGAGATATGTTCTTAAGGCTTATGGAAAGAAGACGATAATTGCGATACCAGCATGCTGTTCAACTATAATTGCAGGACCGTGGCCATACTCAGCCTTGAACGCTAACCTATTCCATACTGCTTTCGAGACAACTGGAGCAGTAATAAGTGGTATCGAGGCAGCATTAAAGGCTCTAGGGTATAAGGTTAAAGGGGAAGACGGAATAATGGTTGTAGGTTGGGCCGGTGACGGTGGAACTGCAGACATAGGCCTGCAGGCATTGAGTGGTTTCATAGAGAGGGGACATGATGCAGTCTATATAATGTATGACAATGAAGCCTACATGAACACTGGAATTCAGAGGTCAAGTTCAACTCCCTACGGAGCATGGACGACAAACACTCCAGGAGGAAAGAGGCACTTCCTTGAGAAGAGGCATAAGAAGAAGGTCATTGACATAGTCATAGCTCATAGAATTCCATATGCAGCAACGGCAAGTGTCGCTTATCCAGAGGATTTCATGAGGAAGCTTAAGAAGGCTCAAAAGATCCCTGGACCAAGCTTCATCCAGCTCTTCGCTCCCTGCCCAACGGGATGGAGAGCTCCAACAGATAAAACCATTGAAATAGCTCGTTTAGCTGTCCAAACTGCATACTTCCCGCTCTTTGAGTATGAAAATGGAAAATACAAGATAAACATGCCAAATCCAAAGAAAGAACCTAAACCCATTGAAGAATTCCTAAAGCTTCAGGGCAGATTTAAGTACATGACGAAGGAAGATATTGATGCCCTCCAGAAGTGGGTATTGGAGGAATGGGAAAGGTTGAAGAAGTTGGCTGAGATATTTGGCTGA
- the porD gene encoding pyruvate synthase subunit PorD — MAESPFKADIERAQKELTEKMTPGAIVYLPGSSVINKTGSWRVFRPEFKKDKCVRCFLCYIYCPEPAIYLDEEGYPVFDYDYCKGCGICANECPTNAIEMVREVK, encoded by the coding sequence ATGGCCGAGAGTCCATTTAAGGCCGATATTGAAAGAGCGCAGAAGGAGTTAACGGAGAAAATGACTCCAGGAGCAATAGTCTATCTCCCAGGAAGTAGCGTAATAAACAAAACTGGTTCCTGGAGAGTTTTTAGGCCAGAATTCAAGAAGGATAAGTGCGTTAGGTGCTTCCTATGCTACATCTACTGTCCAGAGCCAGCCATATACTTAGACGAGGAAGGATATCCAGTTTTTGACTACGACTATTGTAAGGGTTGTGGGATCTGTGCTAATGAATGCCCGACAAATGCTATTGAAATGGTTAGAGAGGTTAAGTGA
- the porA gene encoding pyruvate synthase subunit PorA: protein MPIRTVMKANEAAAWAAKLAKPKVIAAFPITPSTLVPEKISEFVANGELDAEFIKVESEHSAISALVGAAAAGVRTFTATASQGLALMHEILFIAAGMRLPIVMAIGNRALSAPINIWNDWQDTISQRDTGWIQFYAENNQEALDLILLAYKVAENENVLLPAMVGFDAFILTHTVEPVEIPDQELVDEFLGEYEPKHAYLDPKRPITQGTLAFPAHYMEARYLVWEAMEKAKKVIDEAFAEFEKKFGRKYQKIEEYRTEDAEIIFVTMGSLAGTLKDWVDKKREEGYKVGAAKMTVYRPFPVEEIRELAKKTKVLAFIEKDISMGLYGAVFTDASAALINESEKPLMLDFIAGLGGRDVTFGQLDEALKIAKEALEKGKVEKPIHWIGLRKELL from the coding sequence ATGCCAATTAGAACCGTTATGAAGGCTAATGAGGCAGCTGCATGGGCTGCAAAGCTTGCAAAGCCAAAGGTAATTGCCGCTTTTCCAATAACACCCTCAACTCTTGTTCCAGAGAAGATAAGTGAGTTCGTTGCAAATGGTGAACTTGATGCCGAGTTCATAAAGGTGGAAAGTGAACACTCAGCTATATCGGCCTTAGTTGGAGCTGCGGCCGCTGGGGTTAGAACGTTTACAGCCACAGCCTCTCAGGGTTTAGCCTTGATGCATGAGATACTATTCATTGCAGCTGGAATGAGGTTGCCAATAGTAATGGCAATAGGTAACAGAGCTTTAAGTGCTCCAATCAACATCTGGAATGACTGGCAGGACACAATAAGCCAGAGAGACACCGGTTGGATACAGTTCTATGCTGAGAACAACCAGGAAGCTCTTGACCTGATACTCCTGGCATACAAGGTCGCGGAGAATGAGAACGTTCTTCTACCGGCAATGGTTGGCTTTGACGCGTTCATACTAACTCACACCGTTGAACCTGTGGAGATACCGGACCAAGAGTTAGTTGATGAGTTCCTTGGAGAGTACGAGCCCAAGCACGCTTACCTCGATCCAAAGAGACCCATAACCCAGGGTACTCTAGCCTTCCCGGCCCACTACATGGAGGCAAGGTATCTAGTTTGGGAGGCCATGGAGAAGGCAAAGAAGGTAATTGATGAAGCGTTTGCGGAGTTTGAGAAGAAGTTTGGAAGGAAGTACCAGAAGATTGAGGAGTACAGGACTGAAGATGCCGAGATAATCTTCGTCACGATGGGTTCACTCGCTGGAACCCTAAAGGACTGGGTCGACAAGAAGAGGGAAGAGGGATATAAAGTAGGAGCGGCAAAGATGACCGTTTACAGGCCATTCCCAGTTGAGGAGATAAGGGAGCTTGCCAAGAAGACCAAAGTTCTGGCATTTATAGAGAAGGACATAAGCATGGGGCTCTACGGTGCAGTATTTACAGATGCATCCGCCGCACTAATTAACGAGAGCGAGAAGCCGCTAATGCTCGACTTCATAGCTGGACTCGGTGGAAGAGACGTTACATTTGGCCAGCTCGACGAGGCATTGAAGATAGCCAAGGAAGCCCTGGAGAAGGGTAAGGTTGAGAAGCCAATTCACTGGATTGGATTGAGGAAGGAGTTGTTGTGA